One segment of Myotis daubentonii chromosome 11, mMyoDau2.1, whole genome shotgun sequence DNA contains the following:
- the RRAGA gene encoding ras-related GTP-binding protein A, which translates to MPNTAMKKKVLLMGKSGSGKTSMRSIIFANYIARDTRRLGATIDVEHSHVRFLGNLVLNLWDCGGQDTFMENYFTSQRDNIFRNVEVLIYVFDVESRELEKDMHYYQSCLEAILQNSPDAKIFCLVHKMDLVQEDQRDLIFKEREEDLRRLSRPLECACFRTSIWDETLYKAWSSIVYQLIPNVQQLEMNLRNFAQIIEADEVLLFERATFLVISHYQCKEQRDVHRFEKISNIIKQFKLSCSKLAASFQSMEVRNSNFAAFIDIFTSNTYVMVVMSDPSIPSAATLINIRNARKHFEKLERVDGPKHSLLMR; encoded by the coding sequence ATGCCCAATACAGCCATGAAGAAAAAGGTGCTGTTGATGGGGAAGAGCGGGTCGGGAAAGACCAGCATGAGGTCGATTATCTTTGCAAATTACATCGCTCGCGACACCCGGCGCCTGGGCGCCACCATCGATGTGGAGCACTCCCACGTCCGGTTTCTGGGCAACCTGGTGCTGAACCTGTGGGACTGTGGCGGGCAGGACACCTTCATGGAAAACTACTTCACCAGCCAGCGAGACAACATCTTCCGTAACGTCGAGGTGCTGATTTACGTGTTCGACGTGGAGAGCCGCGAACTGGAGAAGGACATGCATTACTACCAGTCGTGTCTGGAGGCCATCCTCCAGAACTCGCCTGATGCCAAAATCTtctgcctggtgcacaaaatggaTCTGGTTCAGGAGGATCAGCGTGACCTGATTTTCAAGGAGCGAGAGGAAGACCTCAGGCGCTTGTCTCGCCCCCTGGAGTGCGCTTGTTTCCGAACCTCCATCTGGGACGAGACGCTCTACAAAGCCTGGTCCAGCATTGTCTACCAGCTGATTCCCAACGTCCAGCAGCTGGAGATGAACCTGAGGAATTTTGCCCAAATTATTGAGGCCGACGAAGTGCTGCTGTTCGAGAGAGCGACGTTCCTGGTCATTTCCCATTACCAGTGCAAAGAGCAGCGCGACGTGCACCGATTTGAGAAGATCAGCAACATCATCAAGCAGTTCAAGCTGAGCTGCAGTAAATTGGCCGCTTCTTTCCAGAGCATGGAAGTTAGAAATTCCAACTTCGCCGCTTTCATCGACATCTTCACCTCAAACACGTACGTGATGGTGGTGATGTCGGATCCGTCGATCCCGTCCGCAGCCACGCTGATCAACATTCGCAATGCCAGGAAACACTTTGAGAAGCTGGAGCGGGTGGATGGTCCCAAGCACAGCCTCCTCATGCGTTGA